A stretch of Vigna angularis cultivar LongXiaoDou No.4 chromosome 4, ASM1680809v1, whole genome shotgun sequence DNA encodes these proteins:
- the LOC108319577 gene encoding uncharacterized protein LOC108319577, with protein MATSEEWQCKKFENGLRSDLKVLISSLCIRSFPAMVERAKVLEKNVADAEQQKKQQLSRGPVLSRNTSTVRRPSYARPTQSSGGSQGLATVGQSGQQRSLTCFQCGGPHYRWACPQLTGGKYCNKCRRSGHLDHECNMGGRAAARPPNARRTHQGRGGRAQAVGRVYAITGAEAASSGLEVILGMDWLATNRILIDCGKKELVFPDEEEEEFSVTLGQLKEYIVEGAYCFLIMTHSDEGFEGVKWGRSSQNESNGGRSVIEEFPEVFPDEIPGMPPIREVEFTIDLVTTAAPISVQPYRMSPAELVELKKQIEELMDKQFIRPSVSPWGAPVLLVKKKDGSSRLCIDYRQLNKLTIKNKYPLPRIDDLLDQLQGASVFSKIDLRSGYHQIRVKEGDIQKTAFRSRYGYYEYVVMSFGVTNAPAIFMDYMNRIFRPYLDKFVVVFIDDILIYSKSHEEHEEHLRVVLGVLKEKELYAKLSKCEFWMKSVQFLGHVVSAEGISVDPARV; from the exons ATGGCTACAAGTGAAGAATGGCAATGCAAGAAGTTTGAGAACGGATTGAGAAGCGACTTAAAGGTATTAATATCCAGCTTGTGCATTAGATCATTCCCTGCTATGGTTGAGAGGGCTAAAGTGTTAGAGAAGAACGTGGCTGATGCCGAGCAACAGAAGAAACAACAGTTGAGCAGGGGGCCGGTTTTATCAAGAAATACCTCTACTGTGAGAAGACCCTCGTACGCTCGTCCAACCCAATCCTCTGGTGGATCCCAAGGCTTGGCTACTGTCGGCCAATCTGGACAGCAAAGGAGTTTGACTTGTTTTCAGTGTGGAGGACCGCACTATAGGTGGGCCTGTCCTCAACTGACTGGGGGAAAATACTGCAACAAATGCAGAAGGAGCGGACACTTGGATCATGAGTGTAACATGGGAGGTCGTGCGGCAGCAAGGCCGCCGAACGCTAGAAGAACACATCAAGGGAGAGGGGGACGTGCGCAGGCAGTAGGGAGAGTGTATGCTATCACGGGTGCTGAAGCTGCTAGTTCAG GTTTAGAGGTAATTTTggggatggattggttggctaccaatcgcattctcatagattgtggtaAGAAAGAGTTAGTCTTTccggatgaagaagaagaggaattctcagtgacgctcggtcagctgaaGGAATATATAGTAGAGGGCGCCTACTGTTTTCTGATAATGACGCATTCAGATGAAGGATTTGAAGGAGTGAAATGGGGACGATCGTCGCAAAATGAGTCGAATGGAGGACGATCGGTAATTGAAGAATTTCCTGAAGTCTTTCCAGACGAGATACCTGGAATGCCTCCTATTCGTGAGGTTGAATTTACGATCGACCTGGTGACGACAGCAGCGCCAATATCTGTTCAACCTTATAGAATGTCGCCTGCGGAGTTGGTTGAGCTCAAGAAGCAAATAGAAGAATTAATGGACAAGCAGTTCATCAGGCCGAGCGTATCgccttggggagcgcctgtgttgttggtaaagaagaaggatggcagctccaGACTTTGCATTGACTACCGGCAGCTTAATAAGCttaccatcaagaacaagtatccactTCCTCGGATTGACGACCTACTGGATCAGTTGCAGGGAGCGAGCGTATTCTCAAAGATTGACTTACGCTCGGGCTATCATCAGATTCGGGTAAAGGAAGGGGACATTCAGAAGACGGCCTTTAGGTCTCGTTATGGGTATTATGAGTATGTGGTAATGTCGTTCGGGGTGACGAACGCGCCAGCAAtcttcatggactacatgaaccgGATATTCCGACCATACCTGGACAAGTTCGTAGTGGTCTTCATTGATGATATCCTGATTTACTCCAAGAGCCATGAAGAGCATGAGGAACACTTGCGGGTTGTGCTTGGCGTGTTGAAGGAGAAGGAATTGTACGCCAAGTTATcaaagtgtgaattttggatgaagagCGTGCAGTTCTTGGGACATGTTGTGTCAGCCGAAGGAATCTCTGTGGACCCGGCAAGAGTATGA